The Plodia interpunctella isolate USDA-ARS_2022_Savannah chromosome 11, ilPloInte3.2, whole genome shotgun sequence genome includes a window with the following:
- the LOC128673436 gene encoding uncharacterized protein LOC128673436 produces the protein MSHLDVVTPLDISHIEPHLQNINSVLGTTRYICNQIRLEKSYNLQCNNLLEPLTIRYHDIVSEYSTISHLVNKRSRRGAWIGAVGSLSKIVFGTLDENDAIKYDNAIRNVQDNEKRLSSLIKDNILITSEVLTNFNKTLQSIQLNEVSLNLVIDNFSSTLKNITLISNELVVKTNIDFILNSLEASILTLSFHLEDITNAIIFSSQNILHPAVLPPTHLYQEIVNNYRYLPVDLKLPVSLTLSNIHIITNVSSVVCYSIGNKIIFVLKIPLVSPKDYSLYHNIALPTPHIKDKPNTFSFIRPSSKYIAMTIDKSEYCNLDSLKECITISPREYICDVMTVFPSSVNPCCESELLSNTISVLPVQCKTDFFYGYVDLWQPLDNNNWLYVQSKSSKLYIECPKEKLVDINIIGTGILTIPNNCMAHCKSTKLIPKFDNVKINVNIVHSNFNLINDSCCTLDKFNKIISNEPPLKLHNINLDSFTLETKSKLNSIAKETDKILNEHQIIKYETHYSIITIVIICVILIFCITKLIMYIKSRNCLSRRLPDTIPPIPAVSPTDQIPIAENITPAKFSKPCSVKENIPSPSIRINV, from the coding sequence ATGAGTCATTTAGACGTGGTCACCCCACTCGATATCTCGCACATTGAACCCCACTTGCAAAATATAAACTCAGTATTAGGTACAACACGCTACATATGTAACCAAATTAGATtagaaaaatcatataatttacaatgtaataaCCTGTTAGAACCCTTAACAATAAGATATCATGACATTGTCTCTGAATATTCCACTATTTCGCacttagtaaataaaagatcTAGAAGAGGAGCCTGGATAGGTGCCGTTGGTTCTCTCTCCAAAATCGTGTTTGGGACCCTTGATGAAAATGACGccataaaatatgacaatgcCATTCGAAATGTTCAAGATAACGAAAAAAGACTGAGCTcattaataaaagataatatccTAATAACATCTGAAgttttgacaaattttaataaaacattacaaagtATACAACTTAATGAGGTCAGCCTTAATCTAGTTATCGATAATTTCTcttcaacattaaaaaatattactttaatttcaAACGAATTAGTTGTAAAGAcgaatatagattttatactCAATAGTTTAGAAGCATCTATACTCACCTTATCATTCCACCTCGAAGACATAACAAAcgctattatttttagtagtcAAAACATCCTGCACCCGGCCGTATTACCGCCCACGCACTTATACCAAGAAATTGTCAATAATTACAGATACTTACCTGTAGACCTTAAGTTACCTGTAAGCTTAACATTaagtaacatacatattattacaaatgtatCCAGTGTAGTGTGTTATAGTATAGGCaacaagattatttttgttctgaAAATACCTCTAGTGTCCCCTAAAGATTATAGTTTGTATCATAACATAGCATTGCCAACTCCTCATATTAAAGATAAACCTAATACTTTTAGTTTCATAAGACctagtagtaaatatatagCAATGACCATAGACAAATCCGAATATTGTAACCTTGATTCGTTAAAGGAATGCATAACGATAAGCCCGCGCGAGTACATCTGTGACGTTATGACAGTGTTCCCGTCCAGTGTTAACCCCTGTTGTGAAAGTGAGTTATTGTCCAATACAATAAGTGTTCTCCCCGTGCAGTGTAAAACAGACTTCTTTTATGGATATGTAGATTTATGGCAACCactcgataataataattggctATATGTACAATCTAAAAGCAGTAAACTTTACATTGAATGTCCTAAAGAAAAACTTGTTGATATTAACATTATCGGAACAGGAATTTTAACTATTCCTAATAACTGTATGGCCCActgtaaaagtacaaaattgatacctaaatttgataatgtaaaaataaatgttaatattgttcACTCTAACTTCAACTTAATTAATGATTCTTGTTGCACTTTagataagtttaataaaataataagtaatgagCCTCCCCTTAAGTtgcataatataaatctaGATTCATTCACATTAGAAACAAAATCTAAACTAAATTCCATTGCTAAAGAAACAGataaaattctaaatgaacatcaaattattaaatacgaGACTCATTACTCAATTATTACTATAGTTATAATTTGTGTAATCTTAATCTTTTGTATAACCAaacttattatgtatattaaatcgCGCAACTGTCTATCCCGTCGCCTTCCCGATACTATTCCTCCAATCCCTGCAGTTTCTCCAACTGATCAGATTCCAATTGCAGAGAATATTACTCCCGCTAAATTCAGTAAACCTTGTTCCGTTAAGGAAAATATACCATCTCCCAGTATAAGAATTAATGTTTAA
- the LOC128673437 gene encoding uncharacterized protein LOC128673437: protein MAEGRSTSPKPEISVTDTEEDTQGQLHPGPSTRSSKKKAAVIPKSEIELSTLLKFIKPFDGCREKLNSFLVNCNNAYEIASDTQKDILFKYILCQLQGKAETACSIKEFTNWHQLKEFLKTQFSERKHYAHLLTELQECKQQVTETVSQYALRIETCLSHLLTEISISHGHKSREMIGRSAAMEELALHHFQMGLTPRISNFVRSKSVKTLNEAINIAISEERIQQSLSKHSAPSSNQQSRQFIRRNQNPSSFKNNPITPRPNNNNSILVCRYCKNPGHTIEQCRKREFNNNRFKNPDQNYTRQPRVHFISDETSETNDDFLTNPEGGYDTVDSNQKNE, encoded by the coding sequence ATGGCCGAAGGTCGTTCAACCAGCCCGAAACCCGAAATCTCTGTCACAGACACAGAGGAAGATACCCAGGGCCAATTACATCCAGGCCCCTCCACTAGATCTAGTAAAAAGAAAGCGGCTGTAATTCCCAAATCCGAAATTGAATTATCCACTTTGCTTAAATTTATAAAGCCATTTGATGGTTGTAGAGAAaagttaaattcatttttagtaaattgtaataatgctTATGAAATAGCCTCGGACACACAAAAAGATATTCtctttaaatacatactcTGTCAGTTACAAGGCAAAGCAGAGACCGCCTGTTCCATTAAAGAATTTACTAATTGGCATCAGCTTAAAGAGTTCCTCAAAACGCAGTTCAGCGAGAGGAAACATTACGCTCATCTCCTCACCGAATTACAGGAATGCAAACAACAAGTCACTGAAACTGTCAGTCAGTATGCTTTAAGAATAGAGACTTGCTTATCTCATTTACTTACCGAAATTTCCATCTCACACGGCCATAAAAGTAGAGAAATGATTGGACGTAGTGCCGCGATGGAGGAATTAGCCCTCCATCATTTCCAAATGGGGCTAACGCCTCGAATATCTAATTTTGTTAGGAGTAAATCCGTTAAAACTTTAAACGAAGCAATTAATATCGCAATTTCTGAAGAAAGAATCCAACAATCTTTATCTAAACACTCAGCCCCGTCTAGCAATCAACAATCTCGTCAGTTTATACGTCGTAACCAAAATCCATCTTCATTCAAAAACAATCCTATTACTCCTCgtcctaataataataattccatCCTTGTCTGCCGATATTGCAAAAATCCAGGTCATACTATAGAACAATGCCGAAAAAgggaatttaataataatcgcTTCAAAAATCCTGATCAAAACTATACAAGGCAACCCCGTGTTCATTTCATCTCCGATGAAACTTCGGAAACTAACGATGATTTTCTTACCAATCCTGAGGGCGGTTATGACACCGTAGACTCTAATCAAAAAAACGAGTAA